One Pelodiscus sinensis isolate JC-2024 chromosome 24, ASM4963464v1, whole genome shotgun sequence DNA segment encodes these proteins:
- the LOC102448041 gene encoding chemerin-like receptor 1 — MADNASSPYDYDGDYEDEGGLEAGSWLHGAVHVVSMVIYSIAFLLGVTGNGLVIFITGFRMRRTVNAIWYLNLAVADFIFTFFLPLSVAYVALGFHWPFGRALCKINTAVAFLNMFASVFLLTLISADRCVTVAWPVWAQNHRSPRLASLLAGAAWLAALALSGPYMVFRDTRSSPFQENTTHCYNNYALSYGFQQEEPPGLRERRHRAMVLTRFLAGFLVPFAIILACYVGIGAKLRRNRLTRSGRPYKIMVAVVAAFFLCWLPYHVFSFLEVSGPATVPPFQSLLAVGIPLASGLAYLNSCLNPLLYVFVGRDFREKLRSSVLSAFESAFSEVSGQPPPPVGKGKASAETQWHLLERGSAGSGAKGHRAIPL, encoded by the coding sequence ATGGCTGACAACGCCTCCTCCCCCTACGACTACGACGGCGACTACGAGGACGAGGGCGGCTTGGAGGCCGGCTCCTGGCTGCACGGTGCCGTGCACGTGGTCTCCATGGTGATCTACTCCATCGCCTTCCTGCTGGGGGTGACGGGCAACGGGCTGGTCATCTTCATCACCGGCTTCCGGATGAGGAGAACCGTCAACGCCATCTGGTACCTCAACCTGGCCGTGGCCGACTTCATCTtcaccttcttcctccccctcagcGTGGCCTACGTAGCCCTGGGCTTCCACTGGCCCTTTGGGCGGGCCCTGTGCAAGATCAACACGGCCGTGGCCTTCCTCAACATGTTCGCCAGCGTCTTCCTCCTCACCCTCATCAGCGCCGACCGCTGCGTCACCGTGGCCTGGCCCGTCTGGGCCCAGAACCACCGCTCGCCCCGGCTGGCCTCCCTGTTGGCCGGGGCTGCGTGGCTGGCGGCCCTGGCTCTCAGCGGCCCGTATATGGTTTTCCGGGACACTAGGAGCTCCCCCTTTCAGGAGAACACCACCCACTGCTACAACAACTACGCCCTGTCCTATGGCTTCCAGCAGGAGGAGCCGCCTGGGCTGAGGGAGCGCCGGCACCGGGCCATGGTGCTGACCCGCTTTCTAGCGGGCTTCCTGGTGCCGTTCGCCATCATCCTCGCCTGCTACGTGGGCATTGGGGCCAAGCTGAGGCGGAACCGGCTGACCCGCTCCGGCAGGCCCTACAAGATCATGGTGGCCGTGGTGGCGGCATTCTTCCTTTGCTGGCTCCCCTACCACGTCTTCTCCTTCCTGGAGGTGTCAGGCCCGGCAACGGTGCCCCCGTTCCAGTCGCTGCTGGCGGTGGGGATCCCGCTGGCCTCCGGCCTGGCCTATCTCAACAGCTGCCTCAACCCCCTCCTCTATGTCTTCGTGGGCCGGGATTTCCGGGAGAAGCTCCGGAGCTCGGTGCTGTCGGCCTTCGAGAGCGCCTTCAGCGAGGTCTccggccagccccctccccccgttggCAAGGGCAAGGCCAGCGCCGAGACCCAGTGGCACCTGCTGGAGAGGGGGTCGGCTGGCTCAGGGGCAAAGGGCCACAGGGCCattcctctctaa